One window from the genome of Oryza glaberrima chromosome 3, OglaRS2, whole genome shotgun sequence encodes:
- the LOC127765896 gene encoding uncharacterized protein LOC127765896, which translates to MLQASSELQQQPAAAAAAAGMWVPGMSPQAVDAGLSARAQEIARRREEMLGMLHDLPESEYELSLTDLVEKAGGVGVAPPSPSPSEGKAEPGPARTASGRQSEQQQQAAAAAGRPERRGSARRWDSAGGSSFRSSSDGVLLNFYMPRSFTRSFTAPRTTGPGRPPSVSGGRTASVCSDRNKRERDGETVRCWSLLWDRRWRKSSRGDHGNESAIRAAILKAAKHNASSPKKI; encoded by the exons ATGCTCCAGGCGAGCTCGGagttgcagcagcagccggcggcggcggcggcggcggccgggatgTGGGTGCCCGGGATGAGCCCGCAGGCGGTGGACGCCGGGCTGTCGGCGAGGGCGCAGGAGATCGCGCGGAGGCGGGAGGAGATGCTCGGGATGCTGCATGACCTCCCCGAGTCCGAGTACGAGCTCTCGCTCACGGACCTCGTCGAGAAGGCCGGCGGTGTCGGCGtggcgccgccttcgccttcgccgtcgGAGGGGAAGGCAGAGCCGGGCCCGGCGCGGACGGCGTCCGGCAGGCAgtcggagcagcagcagcaggcggcggcggctgcggggaggccggagaggagggggtcggcgaggcggtgggacagcgcgggcggcagcagcttccgcagcagcagcgacggcgtcCTGCTCAACTTCTACATGCCACGCTCCTTCACCCGCAGCTTCACCGCGCCGCGCACCACTGGccccggccggccgccgtcggTCTCCGGCGGCCGGACCGCCAGTGTCTGCTCCGATCGCAACAAGAG GGAGAGAGACGGCGAGACTGTGCGGTGCTGGTCGCTGCTGTGGGATCGGCGGTGGCGCAAGTCGAGCCGGGGAGATCACGGCAACGAGTCCGCCATCCGCGCCGCGATCCTCAAGGCGGCGAAACACAACGCTTCTTCCCCAAAGAAAATCTGA